Proteins encoded by one window of Planktothrix tepida PCC 9214:
- a CDS encoding Fic family protein: protein MARIRVPKPLILLLQEVEAEKFLPLLGKYGATDSKGRYFHWNDFKWRVKPGDNELAAWIATKIARKAITKNFPLLKAEGNRCFSYCVPDSLFAQLYGIDTMTGGSRENSNSILGSSPPKNPYLVKSLMQEEAITSSQLEGASTTREVAKEMLEKNLTPKDKSQQMILNNYLLMKKAVEKKDEKLSLELILELHRIATEEAIENQATPGEIRKNNNIFVSNLYNENTFYPPDWKTLEARLTNLCDFANYDPAPNDYSNFIHPIIKAIILHFMIGYIHPFGDGNGRTARAIFYWSILRSGYWLFQYVSISKLIQEKRGDYDQAFIYTETDDFDLTYFLYNQISTIEKAVKSLYEYMSRKKQDFYEFMDWIDKSPIARTLRRGHLEILKEAFRTPGKEFTSKQVAIDFGITENTARSYLNKLVNKDLLIAAKSKNQKTVLYLAPANLQARLKL, encoded by the coding sequence ATGGCAAGAATTAGAGTTCCTAAGCCTCTCATTTTGCTATTACAAGAGGTTGAAGCCGAAAAATTTCTACCGTTACTTGGAAAATATGGAGCAACAGATTCCAAAGGAAGGTATTTTCATTGGAATGATTTTAAATGGAGAGTCAAGCCGGGTGACAACGAATTAGCTGCATGGATAGCCACTAAAATTGCACGGAAAGCAATTACTAAAAACTTCCCATTATTAAAAGCTGAAGGCAATCGCTGCTTTAGTTATTGTGTACCAGACTCACTGTTTGCTCAACTCTATGGGATTGATACAATGACCGGGGGAAGTCGAGAGAATAGTAATAGTATTCTCGGATCTTCTCCTCCCAAAAATCCTTATCTCGTCAAAAGTTTAATGCAAGAGGAAGCGATAACTTCCTCTCAACTTGAAGGAGCTTCAACAACTCGTGAAGTTGCAAAGGAAATGCTGGAAAAAAATCTCACCCCTAAAGATAAATCTCAACAGATGATCCTCAATAATTATTTATTGATGAAAAAAGCGGTTGAAAAAAAAGATGAGAAATTATCCCTAGAATTGATATTAGAACTCCATAGAATTGCAACAGAAGAAGCCATAGAAAATCAAGCAACACCAGGGGAAATTAGAAAAAACAATAATATTTTTGTTTCTAATTTATACAATGAGAATACTTTTTATCCTCCTGACTGGAAAACCCTCGAAGCTAGATTAACAAATTTGTGTGATTTTGCAAATTATGATCCCGCTCCCAATGATTATAGTAATTTTATTCATCCCATCATCAAGGCTATTATCTTACATTTTATGATAGGATATATCCATCCTTTTGGGGATGGTAATGGTAGAACGGCAAGAGCTATTTTCTATTGGAGTATTCTGCGGTCAGGTTATTGGCTATTTCAATATGTTTCGATTAGCAAACTCATACAAGAAAAACGTGGAGATTATGATCAAGCTTTTATTTACACTGAAACTGATGATTTTGATCTCACCTATTTTCTCTATAATCAGATTAGTACCATAGAAAAAGCAGTGAAATCATTGTATGAGTATATGAGCAGAAAAAAACAAGATTTTTATGAATTTATGGATTGGATTGATAAAAGTCCTATTGCAAGAACTTTACGCAGAGGTCATTTAGAAATCCTCAAAGAAGCATTCAGAACACCCGGTAAAGAATTTACTTCAAAACAAGTCGCCATCGATTTTGGGATCACCGAAAATACTGCCAGAAGCTATCTTAATAAATTAGTGAAT
- a CDS encoding glycoside hydrolase family 10 protein, protein MLKLRKKIILTIYRISSFILSLIVAITLLIPPAPSQPILIIPNEIRGVWLTNVSSGVLFFPWGMNRALHQLSDLKFNTIYPVVWNRGVTFYKSAVARRVIGRSQDSLLNLTQLGGDILSKIVTEGHRNGLKVIPWFEYGFMAPKNSAIVQRHPDWLAQTQKGEKALNHFRNSEDVSYQTKIKNWIVNQILEWMTIKNVWLNPLHPGVQQFIEDLILEVVMKYNIDGIQLDDHFGLPVEFGYDEYTIQLYKQEHNNQLPPNNPYNQEWRNWRADKITELVQRIVKNVKEVKPDCMISLSPNPYEYTYEMYLQDWLTWVNQGLVDDIVLQVYRDSITKFISELDHESVQIARRKVPVIIGLLSGTLRHPVPMEQIEKQMKVVRDRGFDGVSFFYWETLWSYFTPDSPRYRRQSFKTLFSDS, encoded by the coding sequence ATGCTAAAATTAAGAAAAAAAATCATATTAACTATCTATAGAATCTCAAGTTTTATTTTATCGTTGATTGTAGCGATCACTCTTTTAATTCCGCCCGCACCGTCCCAACCTATTTTAATTATACCCAATGAAATTAGAGGAGTTTGGTTAACCAATGTCAGCAGTGGAGTTTTATTTTTTCCTTGGGGAATGAATCGTGCTTTACATCAATTATCAGACCTCAAATTTAATACGATTTATCCCGTTGTTTGGAATCGAGGAGTTACATTTTATAAAAGTGCAGTCGCCAGACGAGTCATCGGTCGTTCACAAGATTCCTTATTAAATTTAACCCAATTAGGAGGAGATATTTTATCCAAAATTGTTACAGAAGGACATCGAAACGGATTAAAAGTAATTCCTTGGTTTGAATATGGATTTATGGCTCCTAAAAACTCAGCGATTGTTCAACGTCATCCTGACTGGCTTGCTCAAACTCAAAAAGGAGAAAAAGCCTTAAATCATTTCAGGAATTCGGAGGATGTTTCCTATCAAACCAAGATCAAAAACTGGATTGTCAATCAAATTTTAGAATGGATGACCATTAAAAATGTCTGGTTAAATCCGTTACATCCTGGAGTCCAACAATTTATTGAAGATTTAATTTTAGAAGTTGTAATGAAATATAATATTGATGGAATTCAACTCGATGATCATTTTGGTCTTCCTGTTGAATTTGGTTATGATGAGTATACGATTCAACTTTATAAACAAGAACATAATAATCAATTACCCCCTAACAATCCTTATAATCAAGAATGGCGAAATTGGAGAGCAGATAAAATTACTGAGTTAGTTCAAAGAATTGTCAAAAATGTTAAAGAAGTTAAACCCGATTGTATGATTTCTTTATCTCCAAACCCTTACGAATATACTTATGAAATGTATTTACAAGATTGGTTAACCTGGGTCAATCAAGGATTAGTGGATGATATTGTTTTGCAAGTTTATCGAGATAGTATAACTAAATTTATTTCAGAATTAGACCATGAATCTGTACAAATAGCACGGCGGAAAGTCCCGGTAATTATTGGGTTATTAAGTGGAACATTACGCCATCCTGTACCAATGGAACAAATAGAAAAACAAATGAAAGTTGTGCGCGATCGCGGTTTTGATGGAGTCTCATTTTTCTATTGGGAAACCCTGTGGAGTTACTTTACTCCCGACTCGCCCCGATATCGTCGCCAAAGCTTTAAAACCTTATTTTCTGATTCATGA